The Streptomyces sp. HUAS MG91 sequence CTTGAAGGAGATCAGTGCCTGCCAGACCACCAGGACCACGACGACCGCGGTCAGCGGCGGCAGGATCTTCTCGCGGAACGTCCTCGAGAACGGCGGGCGCCCCGAGTGCACCGTCTCCAGTGCGTCCAGGCCGGCCTCCAGCCCGGCGAGGTCGTCCGCGTGTACGGCGTCCGCCGGTTGTCCGTCCGTCTTGTCGACGACGGCCGTCGGTTCAGTCCTTGCCATGGCGGCGGATCTCCCCCCGGAGTTGTTCGGTGATCTCGACGGAGAGCTCCGCCACGGCCGTGTCCTCGATCCGGCGCGGCTGCTCGATGTCCACGGTCCACTCGTGGGCGATCCGGCCCGGCCGGGACGACAGCAGTACGACGCGCTGGGCGAGCCGCACCGCCTCGCGCACGTTGTGGGTGACGAACAGGACGGAGACGTTCGTCTCCTCCCAGATCCGGGTCAGCTCGCCGTGCAGGACGTCACGGGTGATGGCGTCGAGCGCGGCGAACGGCTCGTCCATCAGCAGCAGTCGAGCGTCCTGGGCCAGCGCGCGGGCCAGCGCCACGCGCTGGCGCATGCCGCCGGACAGCTCGTGGACGCGCTTGCCGTACGCGTCCTGGAGGCGTACGAGGGTGAGCAGTTCCTCGGCGCGGGTGCGCCGCTCGGACTTCGGCACGCCCCGCAGTTTCAGGGCGAGTTCGATGTTCTTGCCCGCGGTGAGCCACGGGAACAGGGCGTGCTCCTGGAACATCAGGGCGGGCCGCCCGTCCGTCGTGATGGAGCCGGCCGACGGGGCGTCGAGCCCCGCGACCAGGTTGAGCAGGGTCGACTTGCCGCAGCCCGAGGCCCCCAGGAGGGTGACGAACTCGCCCGGAGCGACATCGAGGCTGATGTCGTCCAGGACGAGCTGCGACCCGGCCGGTGTGCCGAAGGACTTCGATACGTGCTCGATACGGGCCGCCGTGCCGCCCGTGCCGACGGCAGAGCCGGCCGCCGTCTTGGCGAGGGTGGTCGCCATGGTCGTCACCTCCTGGGAACTCGGTGGGCAGGACGGCTACTTGGCGCCGAGACCGGCGTCGTCGACGGCGGTGGCGCCCTCGGCCTTCAGGATCTTGTTCAGCGGCTCAAGGTCGTAGATGCCCTTGAGGTCGGGCTTCTCCAGGAGACCGGCCTTGACCGCGTGCGCCGCCTCGGTGTCGAGGGTCGAGGCCAGCGGGTCGTCCGTGAACTCGATGGACTTCCACGCCGGGTCGAGGACGTTCGCCGGGAGCGCCTTGCCGGAGTCGGCCTCCAGCTGCTTGTTCGCGGCGGCCTTCGCCTCGTCGGGGTTGGCGTTGATCCACTTGTTTGTCTTCACCGAGCCGCGCAGCACGGCCTCGACGACGTCCGGGTGGGCCGTGAGGAACTTCTGCGACACGATGATGTTCGTGATCACGAACTTCTTGTCGGGCCACAGGTCGGACTCGTCGAGGAGCACCTTGCCGCCCTCGGCGACCAGCTTGGACGCG is a genomic window containing:
- a CDS encoding ABC transporter ATP-binding protein codes for the protein MATTLAKTAAGSAVGTGGTAARIEHVSKSFGTPAGSQLVLDDISLDVAPGEFVTLLGASGCGKSTLLNLVAGLDAPSAGSITTDGRPALMFQEHALFPWLTAGKNIELALKLRGVPKSERRTRAEELLTLVRLQDAYGKRVHELSGGMRQRVALARALAQDARLLLMDEPFAALDAITRDVLHGELTRIWEETNVSVLFVTHNVREAVRLAQRVVLLSSRPGRIAHEWTVDIEQPRRIEDTAVAELSVEITEQLRGEIRRHGKD